The sequence AATGTGGATGATCCGGTGGTAGCACTCAAAGATATGGCGCGTGTGGTAAAGCCGGGTGGAAGAGTGGTAGTGCTGGAGTTTGGTCAGCCCAAAGGACTGATGAAGTTTCCATATGAAATGTACAGTCAGCATATTATGCCGGCTATTGGCGGATGGCTGAGTGGAAACCGTGAAGCCTATACCTATCTCCCCAGAACAAGCGCCGAGTTTCCAGCCGGAGATAATTTCTTAGCACTGATGGATCAGTCAGAAGCCTTTAAAGAAAGAAGAGCTATTAAGTTAACCGGCGGTATCGCATACGTTTATGTAGGAGTGGTTCAATAATTGTATATTCTTCAACCTTGAATTTAAAATTGCCACGAAATCTCTAAAATCTTAAAAGTCATCCCCGCGAAGGCGGGGATCTGGTTGTAGCTATTGAATCAATTATTGGAACTTGTACACTATCCGGATACCGGGCATTCGCCGCGGAATGACTGATATAAGAAAAGAGCTTAGAAATCAAACCAACCAAATTTTATGAAGATAGAAGACATTAAGAAAGTACTGCCTCACCGTTATCCATTTTTACTTGTAGACCGGGTTTTAGAACTTGAAGAAGAAAAGATCAAAGCCCTTAAAAATGTAACTGCTAACGAAGAGTTCTTTAACGGACACTTTCCGGGTCAGCCTATTATGCCGGGGGTACTTCAGGTAGAAGCACTTGCTCAGGCCGGTGCCATCATGCTGATGACGCAGAAAGCTGAGAATCCAGGTGATATGCTGATGGTATTCACCGGAATAAACAACTGCAAATTCAGAAAGCAGGTTGTTCCCGGAGATCAGTTGATTCTTGAAGTAGAGCTTGGATCCATGCGCCGCAACTTTGTGACTATGAAAGGTAAAGCGACTGTTGATGGTGAAGTGGCTTGTGAACTGGAAGCCTCAGCTGCGTTAGTGCCAAAGGATAAAGCATGAGTACCCAAAAGTCCTCAGATCGCCCCTCAAAAATCACCACCCAAACGGTGGTGGATATGAAAGCCAAAGGAGAGAAAATCTCTATGTTAACGGCTTATGATTTCACCATGGCTCAGATTATTGATCAGGCCGGAATAGAGATTATTCTGGTTGGTGACTCTGCCAGTAATGTAATGGCCGGACACGAAACCACGGTTCCCATTACCTTAGATCATATGATCTATCATACCTCTTGTGTGGTTCGGGGCGTAGATCGGGCTTTGGTTATTGCTGACCTTCCTTTTATGAGCTATCAGGTTACTACGAAGGAAGCTCTGATTAGTGCCGGCCGAATGATGAAGGAAGCCGGGGCGCACGCCGTTAAAATGGAAGGTGGAAAACCGATAGCCGGTACGATTAAGAAAATTGTTGAAGCAGGAATTCCTGTGATGGGGCACCTTGGTCTTACACCACAAAGCATTTATAAATTTGGCACCTATAAAGTTCGTGCTACGGAAGAACAGGAAGCGGATGATTTAATCCGGGACGCTAAACTCCTCGAAGAAGCCGGATGCTTTTCAATTGTACTGGAGAAAATTCCCGCTGAACTTGCAGCAAGAGTAACTGAAGAGCTTTCCATCCCAACGATAGGAATCGGTGCCGGTGGAGGCTGTGATGGGCAGGTGTTGGTGATTCATGATATGCTCGGTCTCAACAAAGAATTCAACCCACGCTTCTTGCGCAGATATGCAGATTTGAATTCCGTTATGACCGATGCGGTTAAAAATTATATTAAAGACGTTAAAAGCAAAGATTTTCCAAACGAAGAAGAACAATACGGCGGATGAGCGATTCAAAAGAGCGACCTTTTATTTTAGTAAGTAATGACGATGGAATTTTCTCACCCGGTATAAAAGCCCTCGCTGAAGTAGCTGCTGAGTTTGGTGATGTGTATATCGTTGCACCAGATAAAGAACAAAGTGCTGTTGGGCATTCTATCACCATTCAGGTGCCTCTACGGGCGAGCAAATTTACTGTAGCAGATAAATATGAAGGTCAGGCTGTAAATGGCACGCCGGCAGACTGTGTGAAGCTTGCTCATGGACAACTATTGGATCGGAAGCCAGATTTAGTGGTAAGCGGAATCAATCACGGGAGTAATGCCGGAATCAATATTATGTATTCCGGGACGGTGAGTGCTGCGACGGAAGGGACCATTTTAGGATATCCGTCTATTGCGGTAAGCTGCACAGAATTTAATGAAGATGCGAACCTGAGAGGTTGTCAGGAAGCTGCGAGGCGCGTTATAAGACACGTGCTCGAGAATGGCTTACCACGAGGAGTAACACTAAACGTGAACGCACCTGCGGGTGAATTTACTGGGATAAAATGGACACGTCAGGCTGATAGCCGTTATGTTGAGGAGTACGAAAGCCGAATCGATCCTTTTGATCGTGCTTACTATTGGCTCACCGGAAAATTTGAGTTGTTAGACGAAGGAAAAGATTCCGATATCCACGTGTTGAATAATGGTCTGGCTTCAGTGACCCCAATTCAGTATGATCTTACCGCTTATGATTTACTGAATGGCGCGGATGATGAGGGTTTGAACGGAGATTAATTTCTTTTACTAAGACTCGTTCCGATGCTCCGCGTCGGAACGCAGAGTTTGTTAACGACGCTGAGCATCGTTAACAAATGATTGCAATTACTTTCAAGCAAAACTACCCTTTTAAAACAATCCGACCTCTCTTAATCTCTCCTTCGCAAGGAGAGAGACTGTCAAGCTTTTCTACTAATCTCATATTTATTCTAAGAATAGGTTTCTAAAAAGCGTCCTTCTCCTTGATAAGGAGAAGACAGAAGAGGTCGAGAATAGAGAGGATACTTTTTACTAATGACAAAAGCACCAATCAATGCCCATTTTTAGCTAATCGCTTCAACATATTCAGCCAGAATTTCTCGTAGATCTGCTCACTCTCTTTGTTCATCTGAAGGTGCATCTGGGATAGGTGGGAAAGCGGGACGGTTTCAAGGTGTTCGCCCCATTTGGCACTTTCTGCAGAAACAAAAGAATCGTTGGGGCCTTCCTTTTCAAAAATCTGGTTGTTTTGAAATTTCAGAACCGGATTGATAGAAAAATTAGTGCCTTTGCCAACTGCCGCGCTGTATGAGTAGTACGCTACTCCTTCTGCATCGGGATGATCTGGATTGAAAACCTCTTTCACATATCCACAGGTGAGCTGCTCCAGAGAGCCCAGAGCATCGCTTTTGGTTTTAGGGTACATGTTATCACCCACCCAATCAAACATTACACTCAGCTTTTCTGTGATAAGCTCCGGCGCTTTCAATATTAGGTCAGCAAGACTAGATCCGTGGTGAGGAGTAGCAATCGTGGTCAGGCTCTCCACTTTATCTGCAATATCCAGTTTTGATAATGCACAACGCATATCCAGTCCGCCCATACTATGTGAAACCACATTTACTTTCTCGCATTTATACTCTTTACAGAAATTTTCTATAAGACGAACCCAGTTTTCGGCTCGGGTTTCAATACGTGCATAGGGTACAACATTAGGGGCTATCGAAGGTACGCCATGTCCACGCATTTGCATGCATGGATCATGAAGTGGACCCAATTTAATCACCGAACTTAAAGCTCCATAGCCATGACACATAAAAACCGGGTATTTAAGCTGAACCATATCCGGTTGCGGAAATTCCTGCAGCTCAAAACGCTTCATTAAAGTGGACTTATCAGACATATTAATTTTCTTCGGTGTAAAGACTGTCGAGTTCTGGTTCAGTGGTCAAGCGAATTGACCGAAGCACGGTTCCATTACTATATACATAGATGTCCATATCTCGGGAGGGAAAATGAACCTTTGCGGGGGTATCCATCTCAAAGCGATCCAGTGATTTATCTAAATTCAGATGAAAAAGAGTTTTCGAAAAACGGCTGGGGACTTCAATCCGATATTCTTTTCGGGTAAAGATGGTATCAATTCTTACACTTCGAACGCGAAACTGTTCAGGAAGAATTCGAGCTTCCTGCATATGGAGCTGAATTAAGGAATCCAGCTGTTGACCATCTTGAAGCCGCTCATTTTTGTAAGGAGATGAAGCCGAGAGAATGATTCCGCTCACTGCACATGATAATACCAATAAGCCGGTGATGATTTTCTTTCCGTTATTCTTCTTGAACATAAACCGGAGTTGGGTTCTTTATTTCAGAGATTTACCTTCCATCTGAATCTATAAACTTCTGCCGAAAAAGGATATGTCTTTTCAGATCCAAAAAATTGATACACAAGAACATATAAACGCTTTTCATGCACTTCCTGCAAGGTTGAATGAGGGCAACCATTGGTACCGGCCACCTTTCCGGTTTGAAATTGAGAATGTATTTGATCCCCAAAAA comes from Balneola sp. and encodes:
- the panB gene encoding 3-methyl-2-oxobutanoate hydroxymethyltransferase, with product MSTQKSSDRPSKITTQTVVDMKAKGEKISMLTAYDFTMAQIIDQAGIEIILVGDSASNVMAGHETTVPITLDHMIYHTSCVVRGVDRALVIADLPFMSYQVTTKEALISAGRMMKEAGAHAVKMEGGKPIAGTIKKIVEAGIPVMGHLGLTPQSIYKFGTYKVRATEEQEADDLIRDAKLLEEAGCFSIVLEKIPAELAARVTEELSIPTIGIGAGGGCDGQVLVIHDMLGLNKEFNPRFLRRYADLNSVMTDAVKNYIKDVKSKDFPNEEEQYGG
- a CDS encoding 5'/3'-nucleotidase SurE, which translates into the protein MSDSKERPFILVSNDDGIFSPGIKALAEVAAEFGDVYIVAPDKEQSAVGHSITIQVPLRASKFTVADKYEGQAVNGTPADCVKLAHGQLLDRKPDLVVSGINHGSNAGINIMYSGTVSAATEGTILGYPSIAVSCTEFNEDANLRGCQEAARRVIRHVLENGLPRGVTLNVNAPAGEFTGIKWTRQADSRYVEEYESRIDPFDRAYYWLTGKFELLDEGKDSDIHVLNNGLASVTPIQYDLTAYDLLNGADDEGLNGD
- the fabZ gene encoding 3-hydroxyacyl-[acyl-carrier-protein] dehydratase FabZ produces the protein MKIEDIKKVLPHRYPFLLVDRVLELEEEKIKALKNVTANEEFFNGHFPGQPIMPGVLQVEALAQAGAIMLMTQKAENPGDMLMVFTGINNCKFRKQVVPGDQLILEVELGSMRRNFVTMKGKATVDGEVACELEASAALVPKDKA